A portion of the Chloroflexota bacterium genome contains these proteins:
- a CDS encoding amidohydrolase family protein — MNIDAHAHITGPVEYYNYFRSLSSGSGALPRPSAPEISDERIEESLIPHIAEVSEVGTDVQIVSPRPWAVPTGDRREGVVLRITQGVNDMIARCVKLHPERFVGTCAIPQAAGQPISFCIEELERCVTELGMVGLKINPDPGEGSLETPHMGDEYWYPLYEKMVELDVPALVHGGPFRFSREPELGYFVEEEAVAAWALIRSPQVFRDFPNLKIIIGHGGGYIPFQAGRGRAFRMNSQVREPEANWESFDESMRRLYYDTVLYDGEAMELLIKVVGVDRCIFGTDKPANGSVKDPATGRALNDTKQYIDRIEWLSDEDRHAIFEGNARRVYSRMQVPAA; from the coding sequence ATGAACATTGACGCCCACGCGCATATCACCGGCCCCGTCGAGTACTACAACTACTTCCGGTCGCTATCGAGCGGGTCCGGGGCGCTGCCTCGGCCGTCGGCGCCGGAGATCTCGGACGAGCGTATCGAGGAGAGCTTGATCCCGCACATCGCAGAGGTGTCGGAGGTGGGGACGGACGTGCAGATCGTGTCGCCGCGGCCATGGGCGGTGCCGACGGGGGACCGGCGGGAGGGGGTGGTGCTGCGGATCACGCAGGGGGTGAACGACATGATCGCGCGGTGCGTGAAGCTGCACCCGGAGCGGTTTGTGGGGACGTGCGCGATCCCGCAGGCGGCGGGGCAGCCGATCTCGTTCTGCATCGAGGAGCTGGAGCGGTGCGTGACGGAGCTGGGGATGGTGGGGCTGAAGATCAACCCGGACCCGGGCGAGGGGTCGCTGGAGACGCCGCACATGGGGGACGAGTACTGGTACCCGCTGTACGAGAAGATGGTGGAGCTGGACGTGCCGGCGCTGGTGCACGGGGGGCCGTTCCGGTTCTCGCGGGAGCCGGAGCTAGGGTACTTCGTGGAGGAGGAGGCGGTGGCGGCGTGGGCGCTGATCCGGTCGCCGCAGGTGTTCCGGGATTTCCCCAATCTGAAGATCATCATCGGCCACGGGGGCGGGTACATCCCGTTCCAGGCGGGCCGGGGGCGGGCGTTCCGGATGAACTCGCAGGTGCGGGAGCCGGAGGCGAACTGGGAGAGTTTCGACGAGTCGATGCGGCGGCTGTACTACGACACGGTCCTGTACGACGGGGAGGCGATGGAGCTGCTAATCAAGGTGGTGGGCGTGGACCGGTGCATCTTCGGGACGGACAAGCCGGCGAACGGGTCGGTGAAGGACCCGGCGACGGGGCGGGCGCTGAACGACACGAAGCAGTACATCGACCGGATCGAGTGGTTGAGCGACGAGGACCGGCACGCGATCTTCGAGGGGAACGCGCGGCGGGTGTACAGTCGGATGCAGGTTCCGGCGGCGTAG
- a CDS encoding ornithine cyclodeaminase family protein: protein MAVHIDNEQVRELLPMGECIQAMEDAFRHEGEGLGGSLVRQTLFYPGGRQRLMIGSSPGFDTYGFKTYGGGVNLVLAFSTSENRLEAIVESRVLSEIRTGAVAGLATKHMANEDASVIGIVGSGLQAKAQVEAICLVRPITKVKVYTRTAPNREGFAAELRDDLGLDAVAVETGEACISGSDVIVTATGSREPVFAAEWLSPGAHINAIGATTPGRREIDEHTVGRCDVVVVESVAQAKVECGELMLAEDRGTFQWAQAVEMKHLALGLAGMRPGPEAITLFNGLGVAMEDTAAAGVVLRKARERGIGVELPIEVRGGGGRVR from the coding sequence ATGGCGGTACACATCGATAACGAGCAGGTGCGGGAGCTGCTGCCTATGGGTGAGTGCATCCAGGCGATGGAGGACGCGTTTCGGCACGAGGGGGAGGGGCTTGGGGGGAGTTTGGTGCGGCAGACGCTGTTCTATCCGGGCGGGCGGCAGCGGTTGATGATCGGGAGCTCGCCGGGCTTCGACACGTACGGGTTCAAGACGTACGGCGGCGGCGTGAACCTGGTGCTCGCGTTCTCCACGAGCGAGAACAGGCTGGAGGCCATCGTCGAGAGCCGGGTGCTGAGCGAGATTCGGACGGGGGCGGTGGCGGGGCTCGCGACGAAGCACATGGCGAACGAGGACGCGAGCGTCATCGGCATCGTCGGGAGCGGGCTGCAGGCGAAGGCGCAGGTGGAGGCGATCTGCCTGGTGCGGCCCATCACGAAGGTGAAGGTGTACACGAGGACGGCGCCCAACCGTGAGGGTTTTGCGGCGGAGCTGCGGGACGACCTGGGGCTGGACGCCGTGGCCGTCGAGACGGGGGAGGCGTGCATCAGCGGGTCGGACGTCATCGTGACGGCGACGGGGTCGCGGGAGCCGGTGTTCGCGGCGGAGTGGCTGTCGCCGGGGGCGCACATCAACGCGATCGGGGCGACGACGCCGGGGCGGCGGGAGATCGACGAGCACACGGTCGGGCGGTGCGACGTGGTCGTCGTGGAGAGCGTGGCGCAGGCGAAGGTGGAGTGCGGCGAGCTGATGCTGGCGGAGGACCGGGGCACGTTCCAGTGGGCGCAGGCGGTGGAGATGAAGCACCTGGCGCTGGGGCTGGCGGGAATGCGGCCCGGCCCGGAGGCGATCACGCTGTTCAACGGGCTGGGCGTGGCGATGGAGGACACGGCGGCTGCGGGCGTGGTGCTGCGGAAGGCGAGGGAGCGGGGCATCGGCGTGGAGCTGCCCATCGAGGTGCGGGGCGGCGGGGGGCGGGTGCGGTAG